In Streptomyces sclerotialus, one genomic interval encodes:
- a CDS encoding AI-2E family transporter, which translates to MNRDEREALLPLGARRTAAWCGVALLVVAVVAVAVWLTVHLKAAVTPVLLALLGSALLGPLYRRLVAMKLNSSLASGLTCAALLVVVGGAGYIVVSALIDTGDQIVSSVQQATRELSKHLGGSGASLGDLTANAKELAEKFGGRAATGLLSGISLVGQTVAAAVLALLLTFFFLRDAHKAVGVLRSWAPGDSGPQLERMARRGFEAVEGFMRGTTVIALIDAVCITVGLLILGVPGAVGLGALVFVGAYIPYLGAFISGAVAVLVALADRGFVIALWALGVVLFVQVLEGHILQPMVQSRTVHMHPAVVLLAITAGASVAGILGMLLAVPLTAAATGILSELHERYAAGSDSGGPGSEGPPSGGSSGDTPGSAPA; encoded by the coding sequence ATGAACAGGGATGAACGGGAAGCTCTGCTTCCCCTCGGTGCGCGCCGGACCGCGGCCTGGTGCGGGGTGGCACTGCTCGTCGTCGCGGTGGTCGCGGTCGCCGTATGGCTGACCGTGCACCTGAAGGCGGCCGTGACGCCCGTCCTGCTGGCCCTCCTGGGCAGCGCCCTGCTCGGGCCGCTCTACCGGCGGCTGGTCGCGATGAAGCTCAACAGTTCGCTGGCGTCCGGGCTGACCTGCGCCGCGCTGCTGGTGGTCGTCGGCGGCGCGGGGTACATCGTCGTGTCCGCGCTGATCGACACCGGCGACCAGATCGTGTCGTCGGTGCAGCAGGCGACCAGAGAGCTCAGCAAACACCTGGGCGGTTCCGGTGCCTCGCTGGGGGACCTGACGGCGAACGCCAAGGAGCTGGCGGAGAAGTTCGGCGGCCGGGCCGCCACCGGGCTGCTCTCGGGGATCAGCCTGGTCGGCCAGACGGTGGCCGCCGCCGTGCTGGCACTGCTGCTCACGTTCTTCTTCCTGCGGGACGCGCACAAGGCGGTGGGCGTACTGCGGTCCTGGGCGCCGGGCGACTCCGGGCCGCAGCTGGAGCGGATGGCGCGCCGCGGCTTCGAGGCCGTGGAGGGTTTCATGCGCGGGACGACCGTCATCGCGCTGATCGACGCCGTGTGCATCACCGTCGGGCTGCTGATCCTGGGGGTGCCGGGTGCCGTCGGGCTGGGCGCGCTGGTCTTCGTCGGTGCGTACATCCCGTACCTCGGCGCGTTCATCTCCGGTGCCGTGGCGGTGCTGGTGGCACTGGCCGACCGGGGCTTCGTGATCGCGCTGTGGGCGCTGGGCGTGGTGCTGTTCGTGCAGGTCCTGGAGGGGCACATCCTGCAGCCGATGGTCCAGAGCCGTACGGTCCACATGCATCCGGCCGTGGTGCTGCTGGCGATCACCGCGGGGGCGAGCGTGGCGGGCATCCTCGGCATGCTGCTGGCCGTGCCGCTCACGGCGGCCGCGACCGGGATCCTGTCAGAGCTGCACGAGCGTTATGCCGCCGGTTCCGACAGCGGCGGGCCGGGCAGCGAGGGACCGCCGTCCGGGGGCTCCTCCGGGGACACGCCGGGCAGCGCCCCGGCCTGA
- a CDS encoding pirin family protein, whose translation MPAVTVENPLTLPRVAAPAEARQRSALAVSTAPTGFEGEGFPVRRAFAGIDYKHLDPFIMMDQMGEVEYAPGEPKGTPWHPHRGFETVTYLIDGTFVHQDSHGGGGTINDGDTQWMTAGSGLLHIEAPPESLVMSGGLFHGLQLWVNLPKRDKMMAPRYQDIGGGQVKLLTSSDGGALLRLIAGDIDGHEGPGSTHTPITMMHVSLNPGAELTLPWRSDFNALAYGLAGRGTAGPEGRPFRMGQAVVFGNGDALTIRADETQESRSPNFEVVLLGGQPIREPMMHYGPFVMNTHAELAQAFEDFQAGRLGTIPAAAG comes from the coding sequence ATGCCCGCAGTGACCGTTGAGAACCCGCTGACCCTGCCGCGCGTCGCGGCACCCGCCGAGGCCCGGCAGCGCTCCGCGCTCGCCGTATCGACCGCACCCACCGGGTTCGAGGGCGAGGGCTTCCCCGTCCGCCGCGCCTTCGCCGGCATCGACTACAAGCACCTCGACCCGTTCATCATGATGGACCAGATGGGCGAGGTGGAGTACGCGCCCGGCGAGCCCAAGGGCACGCCCTGGCACCCGCACCGCGGCTTCGAGACGGTCACGTACCTGATCGACGGCACCTTCGTGCACCAGGACTCGCACGGGGGCGGCGGCACCATCAACGACGGTGACACCCAGTGGATGACGGCGGGCTCCGGCCTGCTGCACATCGAGGCGCCGCCGGAGTCGCTGGTGATGAGCGGCGGCCTCTTCCACGGGCTGCAGCTGTGGGTCAACCTGCCCAAGCGGGACAAGATGATGGCCCCGCGGTACCAGGACATCGGCGGCGGCCAGGTCAAGCTGCTGACCTCGTCCGACGGCGGCGCGCTGCTGCGGCTGATCGCGGGTGACATCGACGGGCACGAGGGCCCCGGCAGCACGCACACGCCGATCACGATGATGCATGTCTCCCTGAACCCGGGCGCCGAGCTGACACTGCCCTGGCGGTCGGACTTCAACGCGCTGGCGTACGGACTGGCCGGACGCGGCACGGCGGGGCCCGAGGGCCGGCCGTTCCGCATGGGCCAGGCGGTCGTCTTCGGAAACGGCGACGCGCTCACGATCAGGGCGGACGAGACACAGGAGTCCCGCAGCCCGAACTTCGAGGTCGTCCTCCTCGGCGGACAGCCGATCCGCGAGCCGATGATGCACTACGGCCCGTTCGTGATGAACACCCACGCGGAGCTGGCCCAGGCCTTCGAGGACTTCCAGGCGGGGCGGCTGGGCACGATCCCGGCTGCCGCCGGCTGA
- a CDS encoding SseB family protein, which yields MYGYDQNVGAGQQGYGAAPPPPQQAPGGYGGQPLYPEPSPPSLADAVRAFTTGSMSAEDFQGIFATSKVYCPRGDNPGFLALHNTQQPVIPMFTSLKELRAYAGKESKYFVITGAEVLDLLPTGYGFVLDMEGEHRMVFDAKAVEQMVDFAMRRMYG from the coding sequence ATGTACGGCTACGACCAGAACGTGGGCGCGGGTCAGCAGGGTTACGGTGCTGCGCCGCCTCCGCCGCAGCAGGCTCCTGGCGGTTACGGCGGGCAGCCGCTGTACCCGGAGCCGTCCCCGCCCTCCCTCGCCGACGCGGTACGTGCCTTCACCACCGGGTCGATGTCCGCCGAGGACTTCCAGGGGATCTTCGCCACGTCCAAGGTGTACTGCCCGCGGGGCGACAACCCGGGCTTCCTGGCGCTGCACAACACCCAGCAGCCGGTGATCCCGATGTTCACCTCGCTCAAGGAGCTGCGCGCGTACGCCGGCAAGGAGTCCAAGTACTTCGTGATCACGGGCGCCGAGGTCCTGGACCTGCTGCCGACCGGGTACGGCTTCGTGCTGGACATGGAGGGCGAGCACCGCATGGTGTTCGACGCCAAGGCCGTGGAGCAGATGGTCGACTTCGCGATGCGGCGGATGTACGGCTGA
- a CDS encoding acyl-CoA dehydrogenase, which yields MGHYKSNLRDIEFNLFEVLGRDSVYGTGPFAEMDVDTAKSVLSEIARLAENELAASFEDADRNPPVFDPETNTAPVPESFKKSYQAYMDAEWWRLGVPEEIGGTTTPRSLLWAFAESILGSNPAVWMYASGPAFAGVLFEEGTEQQKHIAKVATEKGWGSTMVLTEPDAGSDVGAGRTKAVKQEDGSWHITGVKRFITSGEHDMAENILHYVLARPEGAGPGTKGLSLFLVPKYEFDFETGELGARNGVYATNVEHKMGLKASNTCEMTFGDKHPAKGWLIGEKHDGIRQMFRIIEFARMMVGTKAIATLSTGYLNALEYAKERVQGPDLAAFTDKTAPRVTITHHPDVRRSLMTQKAYAEGMRALVLYTATVQDEILIKEAAGEDASAEHALNDLLLPIVKGYGSEKSYEQLAQSLQTFGGSGYLQEYPIEQYIRDSKIDTLYEGTTAIQGQDFFFRKIVRNQGAALTTLSETIKKFLAEAVGGEELEGARGELAKAAGDLEAIVGAMLTDLAATEKDVKSIYKVGLNTTRLLLASGDVVIGYLLLKGAAVAQEKLATASSKEKAFYEGKIAAAKFFAHNVLPGVSVQRSLAESVDQSLMELDEAAF from the coding sequence ATGGGGCACTACAAGTCGAATCTCCGCGACATCGAGTTCAACCTCTTCGAGGTGCTCGGCCGCGACAGCGTGTACGGCACCGGCCCGTTCGCGGAGATGGACGTCGACACCGCCAAGAGCGTGCTGTCCGAGATCGCCCGGCTGGCCGAGAACGAGCTGGCCGCGTCGTTCGAGGACGCCGACCGGAACCCGCCGGTCTTCGACCCCGAGACCAACACCGCGCCCGTTCCCGAGAGCTTCAAGAAGAGCTACCAGGCGTACATGGACGCCGAATGGTGGCGGCTGGGTGTCCCGGAGGAGATCGGCGGCACCACCACGCCGCGCTCCCTGCTGTGGGCCTTCGCCGAGTCCATCCTGGGTTCGAACCCGGCCGTGTGGATGTACGCCTCCGGCCCGGCCTTCGCCGGCGTGCTCTTCGAGGAGGGCACCGAGCAGCAGAAGCACATCGCCAAGGTCGCCACGGAGAAGGGCTGGGGCTCCACCATGGTGCTGACCGAGCCCGACGCGGGCTCGGACGTCGGTGCGGGCCGTACCAAGGCGGTCAAGCAGGAGGACGGCTCCTGGCACATCACCGGCGTGAAGCGCTTCATCACCTCCGGCGAGCACGACATGGCGGAGAACATCCTCCACTACGTGCTGGCCCGCCCCGAGGGTGCCGGTCCGGGCACCAAGGGCCTGTCGCTCTTCCTCGTGCCGAAGTACGAGTTCGACTTCGAGACCGGTGAGCTGGGCGCCCGCAACGGCGTCTACGCGACCAACGTCGAGCACAAGATGGGCCTGAAGGCCTCCAACACCTGCGAGATGACCTTCGGCGACAAGCACCCCGCCAAGGGCTGGCTGATCGGCGAGAAGCACGACGGCATCCGCCAGATGTTCCGCATCATCGAGTTCGCCCGGATGATGGTCGGCACGAAGGCCATCGCGACCCTGTCGACCGGCTACCTGAACGCGCTGGAGTACGCCAAGGAGCGCGTGCAGGGCCCGGACCTGGCGGCCTTCACCGACAAGACCGCGCCGCGTGTGACGATCACCCACCACCCCGACGTGCGCCGCTCGCTGATGACGCAGAAGGCGTACGCGGAGGGCATGCGCGCCCTGGTGCTCTACACGGCCACCGTCCAGGACGAGATCCTGATCAAGGAGGCCGCGGGCGAGGACGCCTCCGCCGAGCACGCGCTGAACGACCTGCTGCTGCCGATCGTGAAGGGCTACGGCTCGGAGAAGTCCTACGAGCAGCTGGCCCAGTCGCTGCAGACCTTCGGCGGCTCCGGCTACCTGCAGGAGTACCCGATCGAGCAGTACATCCGGGACTCCAAGATCGACACCCTGTACGAGGGCACCACCGCGATCCAGGGCCAGGACTTCTTCTTCCGGAAGATCGTCCGCAACCAGGGCGCGGCGCTGACCACCCTGTCCGAGACCATCAAGAAGTTCCTGGCCGAGGCGGTCGGCGGCGAGGAGCTGGAGGGCGCACGCGGCGAGCTGGCCAAGGCCGCCGGTGACCTGGAAGCGATCGTCGGCGCGATGCTGACCGACCTCGCGGCCACCGAGAAGGACGTCAAGTCCATCTACAAGGTGGGGCTGAACACCACCCGCCTGCTGCTGGCCTCGGGTGACGTCGTCATCGGCTACCTGCTGCTCAAGGGCGCCGCGGTGGCCCAGGAGAAGCTGGCGACCGCGTCTTCCAAGGAAAAGGCGTTCTACGAGGGCAAGATCGCGGCGGCGAAGTTCTTCGCGCACAACGTCCTGCCGGGCGTCTCGGTCCAGCGTTCGCTCGCCGAGTCCGTCGACCAGTCCCTGATGGAGCTGGACGAGGCGGCGTTCTGA
- a CDS encoding M18 family aminopeptidase: MSTSVRFDRGHTDDLMSFLAASPSPYHAVANAAARLEKAGFRQVAETDAWDGEAGGRFVLRGGAIIAWYVPEGATPATPFRIVGAHTDSPNLRVKPIPDTGAHGWRQIAVEIYGGTLLNTWLDRDLGLSGRVTLRDGSHRLVDVDRPLLRVPQLAVHLDRSVNADGLKLDKQRHMTPIWGLGDVQEGSLVSFVEEEAGLAAGEVRGWDLMVHSVEPPAYLGRDQELVAGPRMDNLLSVHAGTAALATASAQDGLTCIPVLAAFDHEENGSQSDTGADGPLLGTVLERSVFARGGSYEDKARAFAGTVCLSSDTGHAVHPNYTERHEPGHHPMPNGGPILKVNVNQRYATDGGGRAVFADACERAGVPWQTFVSNNSMPCGTTIGPITAARHGITTVDIGVAILSMHSARELCGAEDPHLLAAALTAFLEG; the protein is encoded by the coding sequence ATGAGCACATCTGTCCGCTTCGATCGCGGCCACACCGACGACCTGATGTCCTTCCTCGCCGCGAGTCCGTCGCCGTACCACGCGGTGGCGAACGCGGCCGCCCGGCTGGAGAAGGCCGGCTTCCGGCAGGTCGCCGAGACCGATGCCTGGGACGGAGAAGCGGGCGGCAGGTTCGTGCTCCGCGGGGGCGCGATCATCGCCTGGTACGTGCCCGAGGGGGCCACCCCGGCGACGCCCTTCCGCATCGTCGGCGCACACACCGACTCGCCGAACCTCCGCGTGAAGCCGATCCCGGACACCGGGGCGCACGGCTGGCGGCAGATCGCCGTCGAGATCTACGGCGGCACGCTGCTCAACACCTGGCTCGACCGGGACCTGGGTCTTTCGGGCCGGGTGACGCTGCGGGACGGCAGCCACCGGCTGGTCGACGTCGACCGGCCGCTGCTGCGCGTGCCGCAGCTGGCCGTGCACCTGGACCGGTCGGTCAACGCCGACGGCCTCAAGCTCGACAAGCAGCGCCACATGACGCCGATCTGGGGCCTGGGCGACGTGCAGGAAGGCAGCCTGGTCTCCTTCGTCGAGGAGGAGGCGGGGCTCGCCGCGGGCGAGGTGCGCGGCTGGGACCTGATGGTGCACAGCGTCGAGCCGCCCGCGTACCTCGGCCGGGACCAGGAGCTGGTCGCCGGCCCCCGGATGGACAACCTCCTCTCCGTGCACGCCGGTACGGCCGCGCTCGCCACCGCTTCCGCGCAGGACGGGCTGACCTGCATCCCCGTGCTGGCCGCCTTCGACCACGAGGAGAACGGCAGCCAGTCCGACACGGGCGCGGACGGCCCGCTGCTGGGCACCGTCCTGGAGCGTTCGGTCTTCGCCCGCGGCGGCAGCTACGAGGACAAGGCCCGTGCCTTCGCCGGCACGGTCTGCCTCTCCTCCGACACCGGCCACGCCGTGCACCCGAACTACACCGAGCGGCACGAGCCGGGCCACCACCCGATGCCCAACGGCGGCCCGATCCTGAAGGTCAACGTCAATCAGCGGTACGCCACCGACGGTGGCGGCCGCGCGGTCTTCGCCGACGCCTGCGAGCGGGCCGGCGTGCCGTGGCAGACCTTCGTCTCCAACAACTCCATGCCCTGCGGCACGACGATCGGACCGATCACCGCCGCCCGGCACGGCATCACCACCGTCGACATCGGTGTGGCCATCCTCTCGATGCACTCCGCGCGCGAGCTGTGCGGCGCCGAGGATCCGCACCTTCTGGCCGCCGCCCTGACGGCCTTCCTGGAGGGCTGA